One genomic segment of Camelus ferus isolate YT-003-E chromosome 19, BCGSAC_Cfer_1.0, whole genome shotgun sequence includes these proteins:
- the FAM210B gene encoding protein FAM210B, mitochondrial isoform X1, which yields MAGLLALLGPAGRVGARVRPRASWLLGAAAPCASPPVFLPLLGPGPHSPLQRAARGNSDGRQCVSPSLVCVQDPRKITVTTGGDISSTEGKKLSKSQQLKKIFQEYGAVGVSLHIGLSLISLGMFYMVVSSGVDMSAILLKLGFKESLVQSKMAAGTSTFLVAYAIHKLFAPVRISITLVSVPLIVRYFRKVGFFKPPAAKP from the exons ATGGCCGGGTTGCTGGCGCTCCTGGGCCCCGCTGGCAGAGTGGGCGCCCGGGTCCGGCCTCGCGCCTCCTGGCTCCTGGGCGCCGCCGCCCCCTGCGCTTCGCCGCCCGTGTTCCTGCCGCTGCTCGGGCCAGGGCCACACTCCCCGCTGCAGCGCGCGGCCCGCGGGAACAGTGACGGCCGCCAG TGTGTCTCCCCTTCTTTGGTTTGTGTGCAGGACCCCAGAAAAATCACTGTGACAACAGGCGGAGACATCAGCAGTACAGAGGGGAAAAAGTTAAGCAAGTCGCAGCAGCTGAAAAAGATTTTTCAAGAATATGGTGCTGTTGGCGTGTCGCTGCACATCGGCCTCTCGTTAATCTCCTTGGGCATGTTTTACATGGTGGTTTCAAG TGGTGTGGACATGTCAGCCATCCTGCTTAAACTCGGGTTCAAAGAGTCCCTGGTACAGTCGAAGATGGCGGCGGGCACAAGCACCTTCTTGGTGGCCTACGCCATCCACAAGCTGTTCGCACCCGTGAGAATCAGCATCACCTTGGTTTCTGTGCCCTTGATTGTCAGATATTTTCGGAAAGTGGGATTTTTTAAACCTCCAGCTGCAAAGCCTTGA
- the AURKA gene encoding aurora kinase A gives MDKCKENCILGPKTTVPLGDGPKRVPVTQQFPSQNPVSANSGQAQRVLCPSNSAQRVPSQAQKLVSSHKPGQNLKQKQSQAASVPRPVSRPLGSTQKSEQPQAPAPGTNPEKEVASKQKNEESKKRQWALEDFEIGRPLGKGKFGNVYLAREKQSKFILALKVLFKAQLEKAGVEHQLRREVEIQSHLRHPNILRLYGYFHDATRVYLILEYAPLGAVYRELQKLSKFDEQRTATYITELANALSYCHSKRVIHRDIKPENLLLGSAGELKIADFGWSVHAPSSRRTTLCGTLDYLPPEMIEGRMHDEKVDLWSLGVLCYEFLVGKPPFEASTYQETYRRISRVEFTFPDFVPEGARDLISRLLKHNPSQRPTLREVLEHPWVTANSKPSSSQKKESTSKQP, from the exons ACTACAGTTCCACTTGGTGATGGTCCAAAACGTGTTCCGGTGACTCAACAATTTCCTTCTCAGAATCCGGTATCTGCAAACAGTGGCCAGGCTCAGCGGGTCTTATGTCCTTCAAATTCTGCCCAGCGTGTTCCTTCACAAGCTCAGAAGCTTGTGTCCAGCCATAAACCAGGACAGAATCTGAAGCAGAAGCAGTCGCAGGCAGCCAGTGTCCCTCGTCCCGTCTCCAGGCCGCTGGGTAGTACCCAAAAGAGTGAGCAGCCCCAGGCACCAGCACCTG GAACTAATCCTGAAAAGGAAGTGgcatcaaaacagaaaaatgaagaatcaaAAAA GAGGCAGTGGGCTTTGGAAGATTTTGAAATTGGTCGCCCACTGGGTAAAGGAAAGTTTGGTAATGTTTATttggcaagagaaaaacaaagcaagtttATCCTGGCTCTGAAAGTATTATTTAAAGCTCAACTAGAGAAAGCAGGAGTTGAGCATCAGCTGAGAAGAGAAGTAGAAATACAGTCCCACCTTAG GCATCCGAATATTCTCAGACTGTATGGTTATTTCCATGATGCTACCAGAGTTTACCTAATTCTGGAATATGCACCGCTTGGAGCTGTCTATAGAGAACTTCAGAAACTGTCAAAGTTTGATGAGCAGAGAACTGCTACT tatatcaCAGAATTGGCAAATGCCCTGTCTTACTGTCATTCAAAGAGAGTTATTCATAGAGACATTAAGCCAGAAAACCTGCTCCTTGGATCAGCTGGAGAGCTTAAGATTGCAGATTTTGGGTGGTCGGTACATGCCCCATCCTCCAG GAGAACCACCCTCTGTGGCACCCTGGACTACCTGCCCCCCGAGATGATCGAAGGCCGGATGCATGATGAGAAGGTGGATCTCTGGAGCCTGGGGGTGCTTTGCTATGAGTTTCTAGTTGGGAAGCCTCCTTTTGAGGCAAGCACATACCAAGAGACCTACCGAAGGATATCGAGG GTTGAATTCACGTTCCCTGACTTTGTACCAGAGGGAGCCAGGGATCTCATCTCGAGACTGTTGAAGCATAATCCCAGCCAGAGGCCCACCCTCAGAGAAGTACTTGAACACCCCTGGGTCACAGCGAATTCAAAACCGTCAAGTAGTCAAAAAAAAGAATCAACCAGCAAACAACCATGA
- the FAM210B gene encoding protein FAM210B, mitochondrial isoform X2, with product MAGLLALLGPAGRVGARVRPRASWLLGAAAPCASPPVFLPLLGPGPHSPLQRAARGNSDGRQDPRKITVTTGGDISSTEGKKLSKSQQLKKIFQEYGAVGVSLHIGLSLISLGMFYMVVSSGVDMSAILLKLGFKESLVQSKMAAGTSTFLVAYAIHKLFAPVRISITLVSVPLIVRYFRKVGFFKPPAAKP from the exons ATGGCCGGGTTGCTGGCGCTCCTGGGCCCCGCTGGCAGAGTGGGCGCCCGGGTCCGGCCTCGCGCCTCCTGGCTCCTGGGCGCCGCCGCCCCCTGCGCTTCGCCGCCCGTGTTCCTGCCGCTGCTCGGGCCAGGGCCACACTCCCCGCTGCAGCGCGCGGCCCGCGGGAACAGTGACGGCCGCCAG GACCCCAGAAAAATCACTGTGACAACAGGCGGAGACATCAGCAGTACAGAGGGGAAAAAGTTAAGCAAGTCGCAGCAGCTGAAAAAGATTTTTCAAGAATATGGTGCTGTTGGCGTGTCGCTGCACATCGGCCTCTCGTTAATCTCCTTGGGCATGTTTTACATGGTGGTTTCAAG TGGTGTGGACATGTCAGCCATCCTGCTTAAACTCGGGTTCAAAGAGTCCCTGGTACAGTCGAAGATGGCGGCGGGCACAAGCACCTTCTTGGTGGCCTACGCCATCCACAAGCTGTTCGCACCCGTGAGAATCAGCATCACCTTGGTTTCTGTGCCCTTGATTGTCAGATATTTTCGGAAAGTGGGATTTTTTAAACCTCCAGCTGCAAAGCCTTGA